ttatgtatgtgggtgtttggcctcatatatgtttgtgtaccagTTGTATATGCATTGACCGAGAAACCAGAGtccaatcccctggaactggagttacagacagttgtgagccaccaagtgagtgctgggagttgaacccatctcttctgcaagggcagcagAGTTGTTAGTGGCTGAGCCATTTGTCCAGTCCCCTGGAGGATGTTTGAGAAGAAAGTTCCACTGTGGAATGTTGAGAAGCAGAAGCTTAATCTTCTCTGTGTGAGAGAGGGTAGGTGCACGACACAGCTTATCTGGAGGTTGGGGAACAACGTCCAGGAATCAATTCTCACCTTCtactttgtttgaggcagggttttcttgttttttatacTTTGATGCAGTTTCCAGGTTAGCTGATTTTCAAGCTCTGAGacaattcttctgtctctgccttaaCCTCATTTCagagttgggattacagatgcctGCTGCTGCTCCCCATTTGTGGGGTGGATTCTgaattcaagtcatcaggcttgtgcaACAAGtactttgtctgtttgtttgtacAGACAAGGCTTctgtatgtagctctggctgtcctagaacttgttttacagaccaggctggtctcaaactcagacctgcctgtctctcccAGGTTAaatcctaggattaaaggcatgtgccatcatggcTGCTAGGTGCAACAAGTACTGTTAAAACCCTTCTTCACAGATGTGTACTGGAGACAAACTGGGCTTCTATATGGAAATCAAAGgaaattcatttgaaaatgatTTATCCATTTCATAAGTACTGTAATATTAGTACTTGGAGGTTGAAGCAAGCAGAAGGTCACGAACAGTTTGACgccatgagctggagagatggctcagtgtctaagagtatgtgctgctcttgcagaggatcaaggtttggtttccagcatccacatggcagcttagaACCTTTTgttacttcagttccagaggatccaataaCTCTTTTGCACCAGGCATATACacggtacacacacatacatgcagcaaACACTGATACACATTATAGAATAAAacgagttagaggccagcctgggctacagtgattTATAGGCTAAcatgggctacagaatgagaccctgctacatatgcacacacacaaataatgtgCTGAAAATGCTCCTTAAGATGCCATGTTAGGAAAACTAGGACACAGCAGGACCCATCTTTAGGGGTTGGCAAGATGTCATGTAGATAAAGGTATCTGCTGCCAAGCTTCTTTAGGCTGCTGAGTTTGATCCACTCCCATGAGCTCTCCTACTGTTCACAGGTGCACTGGGATGTGACCTATCCCATCACAACAATTAAACTTAAAAAGTACCTTCCATATCCTTTTCCCCTCTGGtgttggagactgaactcagggcctttctTGAACaaactcttcctgcctcagccttttgagtggctggattacaggtatgtgccaccatgctcagctcttgCTTCTGTATTTCAAAATGTCACTCACAGGATGACTGTGATGTGCTGTGACATATGGCAATTTCTTGTGTAAGATGAGGTCAAATCCTCATAACTTCCAAGAGCCAAATGGGTAATACGTACATGAGTGATCCAGTTTGTGGCTTTACCAGCAAGGGTACCCATCATGTGCTCAAAGCACTCAGGTAGCAGCAATGTTGTGGACTCCAGCCCATTGTCTCCATGTCCCTCCTGATGTCACATTTTATAGTCTTTATAAAGTCTGGTTGTATAGATTCTCATGTGATATAACCTGGGATTTAAATGTGGTTAATGTAAGATAAGATTTAAAAGCTCCATTTTCCAGCAGAGCAACCTGCCTCAGGGCCCTGCATGGGCTGGAGTCTTAGTTGGTGATTTTCAGTGTAGCATGCACTCATTCTTGGTCTTGTGCTGCTTTGTGTCCTGCCGTGCATGACATGACAATACCACTGGGTCCCTCAGGAATGCTTGCCTGCTTCTGTATCATCAGGATCCGTTCAGCTGGACAAGGCCGATACTGAGCTGACTAGGAGCAGGGCTGGTGATGAAAGGATTCTTCCCCGAAGCCTGGAGTATACAGTGGAAGAATGCACCTGTGAGGACTGTGTCAAGAGCAACCCCAAGGGTGATTCTGACCATTTCTTCCCACTTCCAGCCATGGAGGAGGGGGCAACCATTCTTGTCACCACAAAAACGGGTGACTACGGCAAGTCAAGTGTGCCAACTGCTTTGCAAAGTGTCATGGGGATGGAGAAGCCAACTCACACTAGATAATGAGCTTTCTAACTGATGTGAAGCTGCTTTGAGAACCTTTAGTCAGAAGGAGACCTGATGCTTTGATGTCTTTAGGATGACTGTTTATCAACTGAGAATACAGCTTTTTGTCCTTTAATTCTAGTTTTATagttgaaattttgtttatttttattttatgtattggttgttttgtctgcatgtagatatgaaggtgtcagatcttggagttatagacagttgtgagctgccgtgctgggaattgaacctgggtcttctggaagaacagtcagtgctcttaaccactaatctTTCCAGCCCATGGCTGAATTTTTGATtctccaaaccaaaaccaaaaccaggtgGTGGtaacacacgcctttaatcctagcactcacgaggcagaggcaggcagatctctgtgagtttgaggccagccaagtctacagggctagtttcaggacagccaaggctatacagagaaatcctgccttaagagaaagaaagaaagaaagaaagaaagaaagaaagaaaggaaggaagaaaagaaacaaaaagttctCCACCATCTATAGGACCCAGAGAATCATGCTTCTACTGAGGCACCCACAAACATGGTATATTTCAGAACAAACTGGATTTTCCTGATGGTCAAAGAAAGCTAGATTGTCCTATGTTTTTCTGTAAGTAGAAGCCAGGCTAATTCTGTGTGTAGTGCAGCAGGTGTGAGCATGCTCATACAAATGCATGTGTTATTGCTAACTGTGACAAACATGAACCTGGTACTGTTTTCAGCTCAATTGCAGGCGTGTGCACTATGTAGGCTTAATGGTGCCAAAGACTGCTGTAAGTCATTTTACACATACAAAATACTATAAGGAAGGCAGACCATTATTACCTCCACCTTATATATGATGTCAGGACTGAgggtgtggcttagtggtagatagaatgcttgcctagcatactcAAGATACTAGGTTCaacttccaacacacacacacacacacacacacacacacacacacacacacacacgggagtgaagaaaggagaggtgaggggagagagggaggagaggggggagaagaggggaggggagaggaagggagaaggggtaaaggagggaagaagagggagggggaagaggagaagagacaggcaCTGAGTATTAGCCAGTGAGTGAATGTTTTAATTTGTGAAACTGTAACAAGACATTTGAGGCTTGCTAATGTGTGGAGTATCAAAATGTATCATTTTCCTCACAGTCTAGCCttaaactcttgattctcctgccccaGCCCTTGGATCTGGATTATAGGAATGCATCACCTATACCACACTTGGTCTGTCTTATTTGTGGAGCTGGAGAGCTCCACATCAAGATGCTAGCGTCTGGTCAGAGTATGAATGCGTCCTCACAGGGAGGAAGGTGGAAAACTTTAGCTGAACCCATGTGAAATCTCTGTAGAGCTCAAGACCACTGGTGAAGGGAAGCCCGTGTGGTTTAGTCCCTTCCCTGTTCTTTCTATCattgggaatcaaatccagggtgACACACATGtgttcttccactgagctacagccactagctcttcattattttcatatttctgacCAAGAGTCTAAGTTCCCCAGGCCAGGTgactccagcctcagcctcataCCCAGCAGGGAAAATAGTCTTTCAACTCCAGCTTTAAAATAGGGCAAAACCCTGGACTTCATAGTTGCTGTGAATTTAACTCTTGtgtgttctcagcacccacaaaccttttctctcaCCGTTGTCCAGAGTCACTTGGAAAACTCTTGTAGCTCCCTAACTCACTGCCATTTTCCTCAGGCCCATTACAATTAATTCTCATTCTAGaaagttctgtctgtctgtctgtctgtctgtctctctctctctctcactctctcttacacacacacacacacacacacacacacacacacacacacacatgttctccCAAGTGCCTCAGGCTGTAACTCTATTcttctgtgagtgctgggattaaaggtgtgcactgtcaAACCAGGGTTGCaagtaaaagtttttcttttttctttctttttttttttggtttttcgagacagggtttctctgtgtagccttggctgtcctggaactcactctgtagaccaagctggcctcgaactcagaaatccgcctgcctctgcctcccaagtgctaggattaaaggcgtgcgccaccactgcccggcgtaaaAGTTTTTCTTAAAGTGCAATTCTGATCGTGCTTAAATTCTTGCAATGGCCTTCCATTCCTGCATCCATCAGGAGGCTGGCAAGAAAGTACAAACTCTCCTACCTGCAAAAGGGTGTCCCCAGCTTTCAGCATTCTGCTTCTCAACACCAATTTCTCACTCATCCTGTGTTCCAACCGACCCTTCCAGGGATGGACTTTGATCTCTTCCTCTGAAACCCCTATCCTGGGCTTGACTTAAAAGACAGACCTTCTGGGATTGCTAGTCTGCCACAGTGGCCCACtgcacacatacactgacacacacagactctgtggtgctggagattgaacccagggccttgcacatgctaccCCAACTATTGGGCTATCTCTACAACCCTGTTTTTAGTCTCGAGAAATTGTCCCAAATGGCTTTGAATtcaccttttgtttttgtttgtacaGAGAGTTGAAGCTTGGGCTTCATGCACGCAAGGCATGTGCTCTACCaagctacatcctcagctctTGAATTCCTGTAGCTCAGGCTCCTGACTCATCCTCTGGAATGCTGGAATTTaaagcctgtgccaccaggccctGCAGGCCCGttactcttttcttcctctcttttctcttggagACAGTCTCAAGTAGCCAGCCCAATCTTGTCTTGTACTCACTATATAGTtcaaggttgaccttgaacttccgatcCATTTGCCTTCTCCCGAGTGCCGGTTTGACGGACACGCACCACACTACTCCAAGCTCCCAGTACGCTTATCTCACATCCCCTTCCGAAGTTCAGCGTAAACGGATGTCTTCTTCCTGGCTCGGGGAGTGGGAGGCATTTATTTTGTGAGGTGCCGACTCT
The nucleotide sequence above comes from Arvicanthis niloticus isolate mArvNil1 chromosome 6, mArvNil1.pat.X, whole genome shotgun sequence. Encoded proteins:
- the Tnfrsf17 gene encoding tumor necrosis factor receptor superfamily member 17 isoform X2; the protein is MAQQCFHSEYFDSLLHACKPCHLRCSNPPAPCRPYCDPSMPSSVRGTYTVLWIFLGLTLVVSLALFTLSFLLRKMSPEALKNKPQSPGQLDGSVQLDKADTELTRSRAGDERILPRSLEYTVEECTCEDCVKSNPKGDSDHFFPLPAMEEGATILVTTKTGDYGKSSVPTALQSVMGMEKPTHTR